In the genome of Pseudoliparis swirei isolate HS2019 ecotype Mariana Trench chromosome 3, NWPU_hadal_v1, whole genome shotgun sequence, one region contains:
- the zgc:171929 gene encoding putative transcription factor ovo-like protein 3: protein MPRSFLVKKKRGACGAWQWKEPEQLEWKEDNALVNDISMEQTTCCPDTQQPETVSQSVVTLGCGTAGMIVSVPLAESAVPGPDIRPDWSTLMLRRSIYHSTTLALHRAKPRPRSSPGSGDFVCSVCHKIFPLQRMLTRHLKCHSLVKRHPCRFCGKGFNDTFDLKRHMRTHTGIRPYKCELCEKAFTQRCSLESHMRKIHSVHQQYAYRQRRSKIFVCEDCGYTSSRPDEYFLHVRQCHPGSPALRRYYRRQAHENSTFAPAGRKLNPYLLYSTPAYYM, encoded by the exons ATGCCGAGGTCTTTCCTTGTGAAAAAGAAACGTGGGGCATGTGGAGCATGGCAATGGAAAGAGCCAGAACAGCTTGAGTGGAAAGAAGATAATGCACTTG TGAATGACATTTCTATGGAGCAGACAACTTGCTGTCCTGACACCCAACAACCTGAAACTGTATCTCAGTCAGTAGTCACCTTAGGATGTGGGACAGCAGGAATGATAGTTTCAGTACCTTTGGCAGAATCAGCAGTACCAGGGCCCGACATCAGGCCGGACTGGTCTACACTTATGCTCCGGCGCTCCATCTACCATTCCACAACACTGGCACTTCACAGAGCAAAG CCCCGTCCCCGTTCCTCTCCTGGATCAGGGGACTTTGTGTGCTCAGTGTGCCACAAGATATTCCCTCTGCAGCGCATGCTAACTCGACACCTGAAGTGCCACAGCTTGGTGAAGAGACATCCTTGTCGATTTTGTGGCAAAGGATTCAACGATACCTTTGACCTTAAGAGGCATATGcgaacacacacag GTATCCGTCCCTACAAGTGTGAGCTATGCGAGAAAGCCTTCACACAGCGCTGCTCTCTGGAGTCCCATATGAGGAAGATTCACAGCGTTCACCAACAGTATGCCTACCGCCAAAGACGCTCTAAGATCTTTGTTTGTGAGGATTGTGGTTACACCTCAAGTCGCCCTGATGAGTACTTCCTTCATGTGAGACAGTGCCACCCCGGCAGTCCTGCCCTCCGCAGGTACTACCGCCGCCAGGCCCATGAGAACAGCACCTTTGCTCCAGCAGGCAGAAAACTCAACCCCTATTTGTTGTACTCAACCCCTGCATACTACATGTAG